DNA sequence from the Colletotrichum higginsianum IMI 349063 chromosome 10, whole genome shotgun sequence genome:
ttcgacgaTGCTCTTAAAAGCGGCATCAATGGGCTCAACACTGTCGTCCCTgggaggcgaagaaggggcGCTGGTGTCTAGGCGTCTTCTGTTGGTGGACAGGACGGACTCGACCTCGGAAGTGGCGGAGGAGTCCATGGTGAGAGAGCGGGTGCAACGTATGCGACGCGAGCAAGCCTAGATGAGAACGATGTTCTGCAATTTCCTGGCAATGTAGCCCGTTGTCTCCAGTTGGTTGACTTGTTGCGAAAGCCGAGAGTGCGAAGAGACTGTAGCAGAAAAGCAGCAGCAAAACGCGGCGAAAATCGATGATGATATTGCCACCAGCACGCTAAGATTAGCGGTTTGGGCTTGGTCTGTGCCTGCTTGTGTCCCTGGGGAATAATGTGGGAAGCTGGAAAGATGCAATtgaggaaaaagaaaagccCAAGAAAAGAATTGGCCTTGATGGCAGACTGAAGTGACAAGACCTGCGGGTCGCGGCGAGTAGAGAAGTGCAAGTTAGGGGGGAACTGGTCGGCGGTCGGCGGCGAATGATGGGCGTAACGGGGGAAGGAGACGCAGGAACAGACGTGCTTCAGCTGCTGGCGTAGGGGGCGCGATCGCGGGGCAAAAAAGGTCGGGGCGCGACGCGAagggaggaaaaggaaaggcGGAGTCACGTGGATTCGTGTCGGTTTCAATTAAAGCCCCagtctttttctttttctttttttttttttccttcgtTTTATTtcgttttttctttttctgttGTATGTCATTCACATAGCCATCGTCATCGAAGCACCAGACAAGGTACGTATTCCGTCATTGAGATACAAGCGGAGGGGATCAGGACCCAAAGCACGCTTGCTGTCTTTTCTTGTTTCTTCAGGTTgtctttctttttgtttATTTTATGTTATTCTTTGGGTGTTTTCAGGTTAGATGTCGTTCGTCTTGTCAGTTCTGCCTGGAGTAGGTCCTGAGTAGGAGCGCCTGGCTGCTACTATGTCTGTTCATCTGCTGTCAACATGCCCTATAGAGGTGCAATTGTAGCCCTCGAGATTTAGTAACTACATAAGGTAGCAGTAACTGAAGTTGGCGCTGTTGTAGATTCATGAGTTTCATTTTACCATTGCGTAGCTGAGTGTTAACATCTAATGCAATTTCATTCCTAAATTCTAACTTGCACAGCTATGGCTGTTAGAAGGGATAATACTGGGGAATGAGATGAACACGCTCACCGAGGTCCACCGAGAATTGTCACCCACTTCGGTGCCTCCTTGACTGGGAGAAACACATGCCTGAGGCAGAAATACACTTGAATTTGGCGTGCAGGGGCAGTCCTCCCTGTCCCTTCGCTCTGCTGCCACTAATACCCCGCAGTCACCTACTAAAATTTCCCATCTCAGACTCACACAACCGATGCTCTCCCCTCTGCGTGCCATCCGACCCATCTCCCGCAGCCTCTCCCCCTTCCGACTCGCAAGAATGGCCTCCAACACTACCTACACTCCCAACGAGGAGACCGAGATCCAGCAGTGGCTCACCACTGCCGCCCGCCTGCAGCAGAccgcctccgccgacgacgcctccCCGATCCTCGACACCCTCAACTCCCACCTGAGCACCCGCACCACCCTTCTCGGCACCAAGCCCAGCAAGGCCGACACCGCCCTCTACTCCGCCGTCCggcccctcgtcgccgcctggTCCCCCGAGCAGCGCACTGGCGAGAAGGGCTACCCCCACATCGTCCGCCACCTCGACTTCGTCCAGAACTACCccgccttctccgccgaCGTGAAGCCCGAGGACAAGGTCCCCGTTCAGCTCGATGAGGTCCTCTACGTGAAGCcccccgtcgacgccaaggccgagaaggagcgcctcaagaaggagaaggccgccgctgccgccgccgctggtggtgacaaggccgccgccatccccgACCGCACCAAGGACAACAAGGACAAGTCCGCCGGCGAaaaggtcaaggaggccgtcgtcgaggccaaggacaaggtcaaggccgtcgtTGCCGGTGGCGACgcgaagcccaagaaggagaagaaggagaaggcccCCAAGCCccagaaggccgccgcccccgccgcgcCCCTGTCCCCCGCCCTCATCGACCTCCGCGTCGGCCACatcctcaaggccatcaaGCACCCGGAGGCCGACTCGC
Encoded proteins:
- a CDS encoding Methionyl-tRNA synthetase, whose product is MASNTTYTPNEETEIQQWLTTAARLQQTASADDASPILDTLNSHLSTRTTLLGTKPSKADTALYSAVRPLVAAWSPEQRTGEKGYPHIVRHLDFVQNYPAFSADVKPEDKVPVQLDEVLYVKPPVDAKAEKERLKKEKAAAAAAAGGDKAAAIPDRTKDNKDKSAGEKVKEAVVEAKDKVKAVVAGGDAKPKKEKKEKAPKPQKAAAPAAPLSPALIDLRVGHILKAIKHPEADSLYVSTIAVGDEPNDDTTEYEGQVCRTVCSGLNGLVPLESMQGRKVVVVCNLKPVKMRGIKSCAMVLAASPKLKEGEVDDHKGPVELVTPPADAKAGERVYFEGWEGEPEGVLNPKKKIWETFQPGFTTTDDLAVAFDAGVVEALGKQGVGKLVTKSGGLCTVPSLKDAVVR